The window CACAGAAATTCCTgtggcatagggatgtgcaaattggctTGAACTCAAGCTGGCTGACACTTGAACCAATTCAGTTAAAgaggtttgaatcaaactgggtcCAGTGCAGAACCAAACTGATCTGGTCAGTTCGGGGTTCGTTCAGAGCCCTACCGGCAAAGGAGAATCCAACAAGGATTCCCATTTACCTGTAAAggggccagcgggggggggggggggggcttctatATGAATTCTAAAAGTATGCACAAGGCTTTCATATAAACGGAAGTACCCACTGGCGGTgttcccatggggggggggcaggggacagtggcagctcccctggcccctgccagcctcccccctgAGTGTCCAGGGCCAgctcaggcccagttcaggcatggaggccatttttttttttacacctatGCATACTcataggccatttgcatggccaaggTAACACAAATGGCCCATTCGCATGCACAGAGATCAAAAGGCCTCCAGgcagaggcccaaaacaggctGAAGAAGGTCCAAACTGGGCCTAAGCTGACCCTGGACACTTGTGGGGAGTCCAGTGGGGGCACAGAGAACCACTGCTACCCCCACTGTGACCACCACTGGCAGGTACTTTGGTTTATATGAGAGTCTTGGGAttacttttaaaataagtatagaagccccctgctcctgctggccccTTTGCCCTTTATCTTCGCCGGATTCCTCTTTGCCGGTAGGGCTctggaccaggcccaaactgatttgaactgggGCCCTGTCTGGAGCGGGGCAAAACTGAAGCtgtctggtccagttcaaatgcagttcagattcaaactgagccacaaaaactggttttgtgcacatcccaattgTGGCACTCAGGCCTTTAAAAACCCTCTTTTGAACATTCTGCATTACCATTGCAATTACTTTAGCTTTGCTCCTATTCCTATGAAAACAAAGTATTGTTAGTGTTTTCAGTATCCCTAACAATAGCTCACCGGTGAATGACTGCAAATAGATCCTCTGTTGTTCGAGGCTTATTTGGAGACACAAAAACATCATCTGCTTCAGCCTGAGAATCTTCACTTAAGGGTGAAATGATGGAATCATCACTCAGAGAAGATTcttcaaaggaaaaaaaaaacctgagaCTTAAACACTTTAACATGTTAACAATAGAGTTGGTTCATGTAATCTTCTCACTCAATTAATAAATGCAATTGCCTATATAATGACAGGCACTGAACAATCTAGTCTAAATATTGGATGATATGTCAAAATAATGCTTGGCTATAAAGAATTActgttctttttcacagctgaaatGAAATCAAAAGACATGCAAAGCAATGTCTACACATATACATTTCTCCAAAGCACGGTTGATCTTTTGCAGATGGATCTTGGAAAAGCTCCACTGAAATAAGTGGAACTCTAAACATTTAAGTCATGTATTGATACAGCTCAGAGAggacacacaaaacaaaaccttttcaTCACCACTTCAGGTACTGAGCCATCTTATAAATAAGTAGTATAAGACTGGTTAAAAACTAACCTTTTAagacttcatcatcatcatctggagtCCTTTGTGTCTCAGCTGCTCTGCTGTCACTGTCATCTGAGGCACTTTTGGTTGGAATACCTGATGCAATATCATTTTCCTGCTCAGAACATTTTTCACTGAGTGAATCTACAGTTGAGATCTCAGAATCGTAGCTGATATTCCCAGGCACTTTGTCATCATGGTGGCTTAGATCAAGCTGATAATTTAGATGATGACGCATGTCTGCTCCCCCAGCTGAGGAGTCAGACTGGGATGTGTTTTCATTTATAGGTTCATATTCCGACTTCTGTTCACAGCATGCAGGCAATTCTTGTTGGAGCTGCACAAAATCAAGATTCCTATCCTGTTCTGCTCTACAAGTGGTTATTTTCCCTTCAGAATGGCTTGGAAGGGTTGCTGAGCCTTGTAAGAACCCTTCAGTAGAACTGCTACAAGCTTTACTTAGTGTACTTTCTAGTAAAAGCTCATGAACTGGATGCATTTGATCTGTTTTGTACGTAAATGCTGGAGCACCCATACTCACCGCTGTTAGGGTCTCTCGGCAGGTATTCTTTTCACTGAAAGTCAAAGTGCTTTCTGCGTGCAGTTGTTCTGGGCTTATCTGTACTGGGGAGACATCAATATAGGACACTATGGCCTCTTCCATGGAATACTGTCGTGATATTTGTTTCTTGCTAAAATGTGGTTTCATTTTACCTGAAGAAATGGCAGTCACCATTAACGTGTTTCCTTGAGCATGGAGAAGGTCTGTATTGTCTTTTTGCTTCACTTCTTCAGGTTTACTAATTGATCGAAGATGAACAGCCTTCAGAACTGAAGGAGTAATAGCAAGGGCTGGTGGAGAATTAGAGTTCAGTGCTTCTTCTACTATGTTCTGTTTATTGTTATTAAAAGCATGTAGTTGGTGTCTGTGAGCATATGGTTTATTCAAGACATTGTGAAGAGCACTTAGGTCAAGATGAGTAGGAGGTATAACTGGAAGTTCTAGATCTTTGTTGAGAGAGATATTGCCATCTTTCGAAGAAGGCTGTTGCAGTGAGGACTTCCTTTCTGGTACTTTTGGCTTTCTTTTACTCCCCCCTGGAGATAAGGGTCCAGAAAAGAAAGCTGTAGGAAAAGACGATGTTGGTGTTTCAGACTGACTGGAGTAGCCACTTGAGGGAGAAGCTAATCCTGCCAGCTTTTCTGGGGAAGCCAGCTTAAACTCATTCTCAACAGAAGGGAGGGATGGAGTGGTGGCTCTGGATCCAGACTGTGATGTTTGCGATTCAGAACTTTCTGGCGACTTTATGCATTCTATGACAGTAGTACCCGTAGCAGTGCTTGAATTGGATAAAGACCTATAAGGATCATTAGATTTCAAGTCATTTAGAAGCCAGAGATCTGCATAGTGAGATTGTTCAGCACCTTCATCTTTAAATGATGTGATGTCCATGGTGTCAAACTGAGGGTGCTTTAATCCACTTTCATCCTGATTATCCCAGGAGAGTTCCTGTTTGCTGGGCAGATTAGCACTTTCTATTCTAGAAGGTGTGTTTGAGAATTCAAGGGGCAGCTTCATTTCCCTGGAAGTGTGGGGCATATGCTGCTGCCCACTGCTTATCTTTGGTTCTTTCTTCTCAGGGAGATCTGTGCTGCTGTCAGATTTCCTTAAAGATGAACTGCGTTTTGGTGGGGCTGGCTTTGCCTTTGGTTTCTTCAGAGAGATGCTCTGTTTTCCTTGCCTCCGATGGTTAACATAATCCTGCCAGGTGCAGTTTGCAAGACTGGAAGCAACACTTGCATTCTGGCCACTTTCAGAGCCCACAGCTGCATAGCTACAAATATAACTTTTAGTTCCCTTGAGACCACAGTCAAAGTGCATGGAGGTATAATAACCTTCAGTGTCAACCGAAAAGTGTGAGCTAGTGTCTGCTTTGTCAGATGGGGTCTTCTCTATAAAACTGTCATAAGTGGCCATGCTTGCAAAACTTGGGCATCCCAAACTATCTGCCTTGAGGCGTTCAGGGCTGAAATCTTGACGACAGGATGcatcatgatgatgatgcaaaTAATTCCATTCACTGTCACTTGTGTTGCTGTTATTAGGGTCATCAAGTAAATCAGCTACGACAGAAGTGAAGGAACTTGTCCTGTGACCTCTAACCTTATCTATTTGATCACTGTAGTGCTCTGTTATGAAGACACTAGAATCTTCAATGACATTAGGGGCAATGTTTAGCGATAATTCTGAATCACAGTGTGAAGAACCAGTCAGTGGTGGAGAGGCAGCAGGTGGAATGGTTTCTGATGTCTGGGAAGGACAAGTTGAACTGCTTCCACTCCAGTTTCCACTAGATGATTGATGATCATCTTTCTGGTCCATGTGACTGCTGAGGAGGACCCCAGCAGTGGAGATAGAGTGAATGGGACTTCCAAAGGTGTCAGAGTTTGATGAAATATCACAGCTCCCAGAATCTGCCATCCTTGATAACCTTGACCTCCCTCTCTCATTTGAGTTACGTTCTGGACTATGAAGATGCTGAGAACAAGTTAAACCTATAGGATGATGTTCTTCTGTACACTGGTTATTGATGGCATCTTTACCCTTTGTGGAGATTCTTTCTTGGCTTGCTAAAAAGTGTTCTGCCTCATACGCTGACATCTTGGCACTAGTGTTATGATCCACTTCATTGGTTCTAGCACCTTCACGAGGAAGACTCCTTGATCGGACACGGTTGCTTACTGATGTTGTAAACATGGTGTCACCATTGTCTGTCAGCACCAATATGTTGCCAGCTGAATGAGACAGGGAGGCTACTACACTCTGGCCCCTCTGAGCTCGAATTCTTCTTCTGGATGGGGCAGCAATGAGGATTTCTTCTGTCTGGCACTCAGAGTCCCTGGTACCTGATCTCCTGTTGACGTTATTAGAGAAGTCTGGATTTGCATGCACAATCACATTCCGTTCTCTTGCTACTGGTGATTCGTCAGAATCTAGGACACACATAACATTATGTAAGGCACCATTTCCACTGACTGACAAGCTATGATACTTATGAGACCTAAAAACACATAACtatgatttttaaaatctggCTGAATATTTCACCAACTATAACTAATACTTTAAAAAGTAACTGAGGGGGTGAAACTAGACTTTAGACAGTCATATGATGTGTAATGTTACcccagtggcctttttaaaacaagaaatacTATGTTCTGTTGGCTCTTCTTTTATTACAGGCATAGTGACCCGGTAGAAATCTATAGAAAGAGACTGATTCTGACTGTGCAATGATTTCATGCAAGAAATCTTTTAGCTAACTTTAACCTCATTACTACTCACTTATATTAGTTTAGGAAATAACTATGTTAGACTATCTAATTTCATGTACATTCTATTTAACAACTCTAAAAAATCAGGAAGATGACACAAagctgaaaggaaaggaaaatatttGGCAAAGTTTTCAAGAGAGTGTAAATATTGAGAGCTGTCTGGCATACATAATAAAATTGGTTTGTACATTAAGCAGTGACAACTCATCATTTCTCTCTAGGGTAACATCTGCCAGTTCTTCACCTTATGGGTCCCTTAGCTGCAAGAAAAAACTTTCACTGAATCTAGTTACTTTTTATGTACGAAACTATGGGTAtagaaacaaaaaatatatatacaacaAAAATCAAGTAACGCAATTACATTTAAACAATAAGGGTTGGACATGTATATCTATATTACTCAGTAAGGCCTATAGACTGAAGGCTGTAATGAGTAATATAGTTTAGCtggcaatatttaaaaaaaagacaaaacaaaacaaatatatatatatatatataccccaaTGCATTATAGTCAAAACTCAACAATCATAAAAGCTGAAATGTGTTCCTTGGAAAGCTATTTGGAAGGCAGGCTATTGCCACAGTTATGGCAGTAAGAGAATGCTATCTAGTCAAGAGTTGTATTTATACTACACCTATTTCTTGTTGGACTCTTCTGGGGATGCCAGAGATGGTTTTCCTCCTTCTCAATTTCCGTCTCCGCTGTAGTACGGATTGTGAGTGAACAAGAGAGCAGCGTATGCTAGCCTCTCTGTCAAAACCAACTCCTGTAACCCATAAATAGGTCTCATTAGCTTTTTAGAAATGGTAAACAAATGGTTATGACTGGAAGACAGTGGAGGTCATGTGAGCACTTTGGGTAATGCCTGCAAATAAATATAAGGCAGACCTTATACAACTCTCATGAAAATTATTCACACTGTATCACAGTTCTGCATCTAACCCCTGTACCCTTTGGGCAGCCTGCATTGCCAAAAGTCACaaaaaggaagagggggaaatggaagggggggaaagagttAGGCACTCTCATTACAAGGAACCTTCATTGTAATGGGTTCTCCATTTATTACAGATAAGCAGGCATCAACATCTATGTGACGAACATTCTCATCCAGGATGAGCAGAAATGGATCAACTCTTATTGAAACCACAATGTAGCATTTGCACTGCAGCAGAATTGTGGGCAGGTCAAGGTGCAATGGCAAATATGAGTGTGCTTTCTGTATCCAGCCTTACTAAAGCAACTGTTGAAGAATTGGGGTGGATCAAAATAAAGATCCAACAAAATGTTCCAAATACCAGTCCAGAGAGGACATTTGTCAGTGTTGAGTCAAATCACAATAATTATACTAGTTCATGTTGCAATAAGTGTAAATAACTAGAGTAATTGCCACTAATGATAATAGGTTAAACATATTTGACCCTAAATAATCCTCAAAGAAATATTGATACTGTTATCACAGAACAGCCAAATCCCTTAAATATCCCTGGCATCCCATAATAAATGTTTTCAGTATGTAAAGCTGTCCTGCCTTCCCATTTGCTTTGCACAGTTCCACATGTAGTTGCCCAGCATCTTTATGTTGTTCACATGTGGAGAAAAAGGTGGGCTGTTGCCCAATCCAAAAAACCTTCATAACAACGGACACCTGCAACATATGAACTGAGTGAATTCATTCTAAAAGAGAGCTAAATTCTATTATAGCCTTTCTTCTGCtctatttctaatgcaaatactGTAGGTGGGATTTCAGTCTAGGTTACTCCATAGTACTAAGTAGTTGATTATTCTGAAAAGGGATGCAGAAATAGTATGTTATAACACTAACTACAAAACATCATGTATATGAAGCTGGTCTGAAAGTCCAGTCCTAAACATTTTTGAAAGTAAGTACCAGTAACTTTAACAGGActtatggctgacatccagagcctTTCCTACATATAGATTTCACACTATTTGTTGTGGCTGATAAAATTCCATTAGTGCATGGACCACTTTTTCCTTTCACCATTGGCAATAGAACAGTCCTGTTTGCATAGAGCTAAATTCTGTTCTATGCTCAGTTTGCACCTATCCTGTGAGGAAGATCTATTCACATAGATTATATAGATGCACATCAAGATGTAAAAGTGCATCAGAATACTCATCTGGTTCACTACAAACCTATTTGATGCATCTGATGCCAAAGGGGATACATATCTATATCTAGGGACACGTAGCATGCAAAAACCACTACTAGAGCTGGatcaaatgatttttaaaaagaatggtaGATGTCTAAATAACGTATAATTTCCATGTATGTTACTGAAGGAGTCATTGGAGGCTGGCAAATGAGAAACAATTTCAAGAAGTCACTTATTCACTCATGGTCAAATCCTCTGAGTAATTGAACCTTATATTCCTCGTTAATTAAAGTTTTTACAAGTGAATTATAACTTGGCATTTGTTTCTTTATAATTTGTTCCTTTCTGAACAAATGTGTCAAGGCAACATCAAACACTGAGGCACTCAGGGTAGCACTGAAATCTAGAAGAAAAATACAACTATATGAAACTAaaaaaaagggcgggggggggaatcaagcTGCCCCAATGAAATCCTGATCCAAAAATCTATACTTTCAATGTTGTATAATTATATCAATCATAATTATACATGGACATACACATACATAGTACATTACATACAAATGTAAAACACTAAAAAGTAACTTTCCTGTAAAAGTTCTTCTTGAAATCTACTAGAGGAGACCCCAGATAATAATCCTATACCAACCACTAACACTATAATATGTGGACAGAGATAAACACTGAACAAAAGTGCTACTGATAAATtctactgatttttaaaatgaaacaaatcaAGGAAAACAGATTCAGAATGCATAATTGTTCAAAATTGATTCCAGGTTATTTGAACTGTTTTATGATTATCTACTAATGATTTTACTAACATAGAACCATCCAGCTAGTCGCTGGAAATGGACTTTATTAGGAATTCTCAAAGGGTGTCATTGTGAAGCTATCTTTATTGTAGACACATCAACATTGGTTTGAGCTTTCAAAATGGAAACCCTGCATCCTAATCCTAAGTATATTGGTCAGGATCCAATGAACTGCAAAGCTAGTTCTGTGAACTAAGGGAGCTTTACACTGGTCTGTCCTCAAACAACAGCCTACTATGCCACATGGCAACTGCtttgaaactgaagaaaattttcAAAAGGAGCTTGCTATATGATATGAAGATCAAATATTCAAAGAAAACTGCCAAAATGTCATTAAATTGGGCTGAGCACCTTGCATGAGCCTAAACAGTTATTTGGATTCTAGCCATGAGGCACAGTGAAAAGAAGAGTTGGGTGCACTCAAACCCACTCATTCCAGTCCAACTCAAGTGCTCTTCAGACATTCCTCTTCCATGTGCACACTGCATGAAAAGTGAGCAGGATTTCACCCACAGGCTCTGCCCCTGATGTCTGCACATCTGCTTGCCCAGTCCCCAATATCCAATGGGATGTCTGTACATGCCCACACACGTAAAGCTGAATGCATGCAGGCTCTCCACTCAATCAGAATGCTGCACAGGGAAAGCTAGGAATGTTTATATGTTCTTAGTAATATCTTCTTTGGCCCTTTATGTGCATAGATTCTCCTAGCAAGCATCTGGCTGAATGTGGGTTGGGTTGGTGGGTGTGCAAATATCAGGGGTTGGGCCAGAAGGCACAATCCCAACTGCTTCCTCCATATGTCTAGAGTATGCATGGAGGGGGAACATCTGAAAAGCCCTTTTGTTTTGAATTGTGGCCATTGATTTGTAAAGGGCTTCCACTGGcttcagtttaatttttttacatgCAGATATATTCAGGGATCAGGAAGTAAGTGTGTTTCCACGATAAGTTCAACATGGAGCAGCACTAAACTGAAATTGATTTAGCTGTCTGTGAGATGTATTGAATATATCTGAGAAGGGAGAGGAGTATGTTCTAGGAAATAACACCAGTTGTCTTTTTCTTATTCCAACTGCACTACTTTGAAGCAGAGCAAATTTTTCACGAAAACTTGACAAAATGGGTGGACTGAAAATAATGCTTAATGCTTGGTCATAATGCTgggctgagggccaaactagacattaccTGCAGATATGTGcaatattctattctattctattctattctattctattctattctattctattctattctattcttaaTGAATGGCAGCCTTGAGTGGCTGCAATCAGGAGCTGAAAAATggcatatggtgtgtgtgtgtgtcttcccccCACTAtataatgtctagtttgaccctgagcTGATCTGTTTTCATGCTTCCCTTGTCCCATGTGCCCTAGTTTCCAGCTTGTTCCCAGGAGGGTGGAGGAGCAAGTTTACTTGTTCCTTAAAACCCTACCGGTTCCTTGAGGAAGTATATTAAATGAGCATCATGCATTTAATACACTACGACATGATGAACTTCTGTGCATCATTAAAAACATTCTCTAAGGAatttacatgtatttatttatcatatttatccgCCCAGTTAGAACAGGTCCTTAATCTGGGATCCATGGACAGACCACAGGGTCTATGGAAAGTCTTTGCTGCACTGATTTAATCTGCTTCCTGACAAAGCCAGAAGAAAGTTCTTGAAAAAAACCCTATATCCTTTTCGTTCTCTGGTTTTTACTGGAGCCTTATAGAAATGTGTTATATTAATGCAGTGCGGTGTGTGTGTCCAAACCCTAAGATAAAATGAGTGGGCTGGTAATGCTCTCTTTTGTTCCTACTCAAAGCCAAGCAGATCAAGGCACTGTGGGACCAATAGTGTGAACCAAGAGCATTATGGACCAATAGTGTGCGTTCATGGCCCATATTGTAATAAGGAGAGAGACAGATTAGGATTTCCCCTCTCACTGGGAGAAGCACCTTACACTTTGAAAAACATGGGAAACGATAAACTCTAAACACCTGGACACATAGGCTAGGAACCAAAGAAAAGTGGAAATGTTCTGTGAGATCAAAAGCTGTGGAGTCTCAGGGGAAGGGCCCAGCTCCACAGCCTGTTTGTGAAAAATGAACATCAATTCCTGTTACTGCTAATGGAAACTATATACAGCAGCACCTAGTCTACAAATTAGAAGCACGGTATCTAGTATGCAGTAGGGGtctgcacaaaaccacctggtctggttcagttcaagttagAACCAAAGCCAAACCACAATGGGCCAGTTTAGTTTGGGCCCCCTTCGACCCTCCCCATTTGGTTCAGATCGGGGCGGGTGTTATGCATTtttaataaacatttttttaaacttaccccctctggggggcttctccaaggtggtgggggtctatgtccatggaggttctccctccccctgctggcctttccCTTTCTAAAAATCGCCTGGTTCAGGTGTCTTGGGCCCTCTGTGGGCCTACTCCcccgtgtggtggccattttggaggctgctgtgcctgcggAGTgagaccctgcatggcctgggtcatgaaccTTCTTCACTCAGTGGACAGGCACCATTTCTATTGGGAAATGGCCCCCTCAGATTCTCCACCTTAGGAATAGGGTTGATTTATGTCCAAACTGCTGAAACTGAGTGATGACTTCATTGCCAAGTAGTCTCCAGCCCTTCAAGCAACATGGCTATGGAGAATCTGCCCCACTTGGCTGAAGTTGCTGAATATCCCAATATTATAATAACCCACCATGAGCCCTTTTCCTACAGAAAATATGGCACAAAAATCCAAATAAATCAttactgcctcccccccccctaagAATTCAACAAGCCCAATGGAATAAAGAATGTAAActttgaaaaacaaaaagcatCCTCCCTTAATTATTCAATTTGTCTGCCTTATTAGTAAGGCCCCTGCCACAAGGGTTTAAATAGTTGCTTTCCACTCGGTGTtaggatattcattcattcatccagaaAAGTGTGGTCAGCATAAACTTGAGGACCAATATATGCTCTGCAATCTTTCTGTGTTatacaaggaggctgttctcatgcacagcctaacctgggctagggacgcccagcctgggttaggctgcatgtaagaactgccaggatcgtcCCCGATCTGGGCAGCAccctggtggcaaacccgccaaaggAGCCCACCAgtcagctgaggttaagggtgtgcttgcacccttagcCACCATCTAACGGCTTATGTGTCGGTATCGGCTGCTTGCAACCAGGGCTGAGACACTGTGGGgctcccaaaatgcaccatgcactcgtgcagtgtattatgggatttccagaaGCTGGGACAGCACGTCCCGGCCTTTGTGCATCCCAGCCCTGCAACGTGCCCAGCACAGACCCAACAATCATCAATGGGGAAGGTAAGTATCAGCAACTTTCCTCCCCGCGTGTCCAgtagatcatgagaaagggcccaagGTGCAGTGAAGAACAAATCTATTTGTGAGTAGTAGATATATGGTGTAGAAAAAAAGGTGTAGTCTTTTTTTCTCCCAAGGACTGAAAGTTTTCCCATTCTCCTTACTAATACTCCAATGCCTAActggtccttttaatttcaataggattactcatgtcagccaatatgcttAACTCTCCTAAGCAGATTTTGTTTTTTatggaaagggttttttttgggaAGACTCAGGTGGATTTTCTAACTAACATACTGGTCTAGGCAGAGAATTCTATATCAACTGAGATGAAGAACCAAAAAAAGAGTAAGAAAGTGGAAACTGTTCAGgttgggttgttttgtttgtttgttgcagagGAAGTTCTTCAGAGAGAGTAATATATAAGTGCTATTTCATGCTCGTATGAAAagggaaatgtaaaataaatcctGTAAATAACATGTTACAAGTTGTATAAATCAATCAGAATACCATTACATATAGTTCACATAGAGAAATTATGAAAGACATCAAAGCAACCAGCAGAATGTCATGACCCTGGATCTGGGATCCCCTCAATTGGGGGATGAAGcagacagttcaggggatgagacagggtgAGAAGACCCTATGACCCAGATCCCCATGTCTCTGGGATCCACCACATGAGGATAACCAGAGGAATCTGAGCCAGCACCTCCACCCTGACTAGAGGACACTTTTCTGCCACAGCTCTCCCAGTGCCATCAGAGCCAGTGGTTAGAAAGTCAAGCAATTCCCTTTTAAGCAACAAAGCTTCCCTGGGGAAGGGGTGAGAGGCCATTCTGCCTAGGCAGCAGTCATAAAAACCAGCAGTCTTCTTCAAGTAGAACAGTTGCTctactgctggagcaacatctctaTGTTGCTAAATTCAGCTTTTGTGAGTTCCTGTTTGGAGCTAGCCAAGGTCCTGACCCTTTACCCTCACAGCTCTCCAAAGCCTGTGTTCCTTCTGGGTCCCTGCCTTGGCTGAAAGACACCCCAGTTTGTTCTAGATCAGGATATAGTATTTGCTTACTACTCTTATTTACTCTGGCATGCATGACTATTACACAAACAATGAGTAACCTCTTCGAATTTGGGAATAATTTCAGTGCATTAAGTTTAAAGAGATGTTTTCATGTATGTTAAAACAGGAATTTCTATTCCTTATGAATAATGAAACTGCATCATAGGATGCAAAAGTCTATGGGTAATGAGTTATATTAGAATGAAAACCACAATGGCTACTTTGATATATAACACAACCAGTGCTGGTGGATATCCATAAGACAGCAATTTATCTCTTTTGCACATCTTAAGGGTTAGTTAAACTCTTGCTTCAGAAACCCTTCATTTGTTGGTCATAAAATCCTGTTTTTAG of the Hemicordylus capensis ecotype Gifberg chromosome 3, rHemCap1.1.pri, whole genome shotgun sequence genome contains:
- the NHS gene encoding actin remodeling regulator NHS isoform X3, whose amino-acid sequence is MPFAKRIVEPQWLCRQQPVASVLEEGTSCEPQPGSQPEEPGEAADEPEEEAAAAGLAVVPTEEREAAAALMMLDLCSVSNVALSRILRQLSDLAKHACTLFQEVESEIQLTHRRIRALHCRIGCVQGVIHSLDPKKEAVPVSNLDAESKLSVYYRAPWHQQRNIFLPSTRPACVEELHRHAKQNLRALRREQRIRGDSREQKVLGPVTVVAPPFPTFPVTNNQKNKETKDRHLLKLYSTRSPSPTECCHMTPWSRKSHPPEEEDTDVMLGQRPKNPIHNIPSTLDKQTNWSKALPLPTPEEKMKQDAQVISSCIIPINVTDSDESPVARERNVIVHANPDFSNNVNRRSGTRDSECQTEEILIAAPSRRRIRAQRGQSVVASLSHSAGNILVLTDNGDTMFTTSVSNRVRSRSLPREGARTNEVDHNTSAKMSAYEAEHFLASQERISTKGKDAINNQCTEEHHPIGLTCSQHLHSPERNSNERGRSRLSRMADSGSCDISSNSDTFGSPIHSISTAGVLLSSHMDQKDDHQSSSGNWSGSSSTCPSQTSETIPPAASPPLTGSSHCDSELSLNIAPNVIEDSSVFITEHYSDQIDKVRGHRTSSFTSVVADLLDDPNNSNTSDSEWNYLHHHHDASCRQDFSPERLKADSLGCPSFASMATYDSFIEKTPSDKADTSSHFSVDTEGYYTSMHFDCGLKGTKSYICSYAAVGSESGQNASVASSLANCTWQDYVNHRRQGKQSISLKKPKAKPAPPKRSSSLRKSDSSTDLPEKKEPKISSGQQHMPHTSREMKLPLEFSNTPSRIESANLPSKQELSWDNQDESGLKHPQFDTMDITSFKDEGAEQSHYADLWLLNDLKSNDPYRSLSNSSTATGTTVIECIKSPESSESQTSQSGSRATTPSLPSVENEFKLASPEKLAGLASPSSGYSSQSETPTSSFPTAFFSGPLSPGGSKRKPKVPERKSSLQQPSSKDGNISLNKDLELPVIPPTHLDLSALHNVLNKPYAHRHQLHAFNNNKQNIVEEALNSNSPPALAITPSVLKAVHLRSISKPEEVKQKDNTDLLHAQGNTLMVTAISSGKMKPHFSKKQISRQYSMEEAIVSYIDVSPVQISPEQLHAESTLTFSEKNTCRETLTAVSMGAPAFTYKTDQMHPVHELLLESTLSKACSSSTEGFLQGSATLPSHSEGKITTCRAEQDRNLDFVQLQQELPACCEQKSEYEPINENTSQSDSSAGGADMRHHLNYQLDLSHHDDKVPGNISYDSEISTVDSLSEKCSEQENDIASGIPTKSASDDSDSRAAETQRTPDDDDEVLKESSLSDDSIISPLSEDSQAEADDVFVSPNKPRTTEDLFAVIHRSKRKVLGRKDSGDVAARNRLRESSNTSSVSSAGSTSSAATVPPPNSVASPASSQRSPGLIYRNAKKSNTSNEEFKLLLLKKGSRSDSSYRMSATEILKSPISPKSPGELIGDTFQNTEESFQASSGAEASAPLSPCPPRINVEGFSSKSFPTSASSRVGRSRAPPVASSSRYSVRCRLYNTPMQAISEGETENSDGSPHDDRSSQSST
- the NHS gene encoding actin remodeling regulator NHS isoform X1; amino-acid sequence: MPFAKRIVEPQWLCRQQPVASVLEEGTSCEPQPGSQPEEPGEAADEPEEEAAAAGLAVVPTEEREAAAALMMLDLCSVSNVALSRILRQLSDLAKHACTLFQEVESEIQLTHRRIRALHCRIGCVQGVIHSLDPKKEAVPVSNLDAESKLSVYYRAPWHQQRNIFLPSTRPACVEELHRHAKQNLRALRREQRIRGDSREQKVLGPVTVVAPPFPTFPVTNNQKNKETKDRHLLKLYSTRSPSPTECCHMTPWSRKSHPPEEEDTDVMLGQRPKNPIHNIPSTLDKQTNWSKALPLPTPEEKMKQDAQVISSCIIPINVTGVGFDREASIRCSLVHSQSVLQRRRKLRRRKTISGIPRRVQQEIDSDESPVARERNVIVHANPDFSNNVNRRSGTRDSECQTEEILIAAPSRRRIRAQRGQSVVASLSHSAGNILVLTDNGDTMFTTSVSNRVRSRSLPREGARTNEVDHNTSAKMSAYEAEHFLASQERISTKGKDAINNQCTEEHHPIGLTCSQHLHSPERNSNERGRSRLSRMADSGSCDISSNSDTFGSPIHSISTAGVLLSSHMDQKDDHQSSSGNWSGSSSTCPSQTSETIPPAASPPLTGSSHCDSELSLNIAPNVIEDSSVFITEHYSDQIDKVRGHRTSSFTSVVADLLDDPNNSNTSDSEWNYLHHHHDASCRQDFSPERLKADSLGCPSFASMATYDSFIEKTPSDKADTSSHFSVDTEGYYTSMHFDCGLKGTKSYICSYAAVGSESGQNASVASSLANCTWQDYVNHRRQGKQSISLKKPKAKPAPPKRSSSLRKSDSSTDLPEKKEPKISSGQQHMPHTSREMKLPLEFSNTPSRIESANLPSKQELSWDNQDESGLKHPQFDTMDITSFKDEGAEQSHYADLWLLNDLKSNDPYRSLSNSSTATGTTVIECIKSPESSESQTSQSGSRATTPSLPSVENEFKLASPEKLAGLASPSSGYSSQSETPTSSFPTAFFSGPLSPGGSKRKPKVPERKSSLQQPSSKDGNISLNKDLELPVIPPTHLDLSALHNVLNKPYAHRHQLHAFNNNKQNIVEEALNSNSPPALAITPSVLKAVHLRSISKPEEVKQKDNTDLLHAQGNTLMVTAISSGKMKPHFSKKQISRQYSMEEAIVSYIDVSPVQISPEQLHAESTLTFSEKNTCRETLTAVSMGAPAFTYKTDQMHPVHELLLESTLSKACSSSTEGFLQGSATLPSHSEGKITTCRAEQDRNLDFVQLQQELPACCEQKSEYEPINENTSQSDSSAGGADMRHHLNYQLDLSHHDDKVPGNISYDSEISTVDSLSEKCSEQENDIASGIPTKSASDDSDSRAAETQRTPDDDDEVLKESSLSDDSIISPLSEDSQAEADDVFVSPNKPRTTEDLFAVIHRSKRKVLGRKDSGDVAARNRLRESSNTSSVSSAGSTSSAATVPPPNSVASPASSQRSPGLIYRNAKKSNTSNEEFKLLLLKKGSRSDSSYRMSATEILKSPISPKSPGELIGDTFQNTEESFQASSGAEASAPLSPCPPRINVEGFSSKSFPTSASSRVGRSRAPPVASSSRYSVRCRLYNTPMQAISEGETENSDGSPHDDRSSQSST